In Dyadobacter subterraneus, a single genomic region encodes these proteins:
- a CDS encoding ASCH domain-containing protein, which produces MLIKQKHLEGIKAGNISLAFRKWKKLQVNAGSLVKTSVGVIRIVSTEKTDLDKITDADAQKAGFAAAQPLKQLLESQKDGDIYKIEVVFDSEDPRIELREKASISEDELEVLKAALDNLDKFSKVGKWTTKTLIAIQENPKLRAADLAIKAKKEKEWLKLNIRKLKALGLTISHEPGYTLSPLGEEYLKLITK; this is translated from the coding sequence ATGCTCATTAAACAAAAACATCTCGAAGGAATAAAGGCAGGAAACATTTCACTGGCATTCCGTAAATGGAAAAAGCTTCAGGTAAATGCAGGCAGCCTTGTAAAAACCAGCGTAGGTGTGATCCGGATTGTTTCAACGGAAAAAACCGATCTTGATAAAATTACAGATGCAGATGCACAAAAAGCCGGATTTGCAGCTGCACAGCCATTAAAACAACTTTTAGAAAGTCAGAAAGATGGAGATATTTATAAAATTGAAGTTGTTTTTGATTCAGAAGATCCGAGGATCGAATTAAGAGAAAAAGCCAGTATCAGCGAGGACGAGCTGGAAGTGTTGAAAGCTGCGCTGGATAATCTGGATAAATTCAGTAAGGTAGGGAAGTGGACAACAAAAACTTTAATTGCAATTCAGGAAAATCCGAAACTGAGAGCCGCTGATTTGGCAATAAAAGCAAAAAAGGAAAAAGAGTGGCTAAAACTGAATATCAGAAAACTGAAAGCGCTTGGCCTTACCATCAGCCATGAGCCAGGATATACTTTATCTCCTCTCGGAGAGGAATATTTGAAATTAATAACCAAGTAA
- a CDS encoding secondary thiamine-phosphate synthase enzyme YjbQ, whose translation MKIFQQGFQLKEKRRGFHLITTEVIYALPQINEIKTGMCQVFIQHTSASLTVNENADPTVRKDFEMFFNKTVKENDPDYEHDYEGSDDMPAHLKASILGTSVMIPIRNGKLALGTWQGIYLCEHRDHGGSRSLIATAWGE comes from the coding sequence ATGAAAATATTTCAGCAAGGATTTCAGTTAAAAGAAAAAAGGCGCGGGTTCCATTTGATTACAACCGAGGTTATATACGCATTACCCCAGATTAATGAAATAAAAACCGGGATGTGCCAGGTATTCATTCAGCACACTTCGGCTTCTTTAACAGTTAATGAAAATGCTGATCCGACAGTAAGAAAAGATTTTGAAATGTTTTTTAACAAGACAGTCAAAGAAAATGACCCGGATTATGAGCACGACTATGAAGGTTCAGATGACATGCCGGCGCATTTGAAAGCTTCCATTCTTGGCACTTCAGTAATGATTCCCATACGCAACGGGAAATTAGCTTTGGGAACCTGGCAAGGCATTTATCTTTGTGAACACCGTGATCATGGCGGATCCAGAAGTTTAATTGCAACAGCGTGGGGAGAATGA
- a CDS encoding carbohydrate-binding protein encodes MNRLCLSLIFFCTLFIINAQGTFTLPGRIQAEDYVQKSDVATESTADEGGGLNVGYIDDGDWLDYQVQVTTAGVYTFKFRVANSYGNGNLEIQNAAGNVLGNVLIPQTGGWQTWTTVTARAILPAGNQTIRIFARSGLFNINWFEAEQKNFIPGKFEAENYTAINGAGTDTAEDDGGGMDVSWIGDNSWMDYSVDVVTAGIYTFKFRIANGFSDDASIALKSADGTVLGEINNLPRTGGMQSWATTNMTAYLPAGTQTLRVFAKKGIFSLNWFEVAGAKALPGRIEAENYDISSDVRIEDTGDSDGAKNVSYIDDGDFMDYNVNVAAAGAYNFNFRIANRYGDGKIEIKNASGNILGQVDVPRTGDWQTWNTISATATLPAGNQIIRIYANKGAFNFNWFDVSKTNLLPGKVEAENFSVANGTGTENTEDADGGKDVGWIGDNNSMDYNVKVATAGLYTFNFRIANGFSDDASLELRSGNGTVLGQINNLPRTGGMQSWAITSMIASLSAGDQTLRIYSKKGTWSLNWFEATGSKSLPGKIEAEDFDVASAVQSETTGDVDGVKNVSNIDDDDFMDYNVNVANAGRYTFNFRVANSYGEGIIQVKSASGAILGQVDVPRTGGWQNYTTLSTAATLPKGSQVLRIYAQKGTFNFNWFEVVSGAVTPEKSPSIITFADLADKTVGSGPFDLIATSTNTESPVTFSSSNPSAVSVSNETGSWKATIVAAGSAVITASQAESAGFLAAENVTKTQNILPVVSNPESPSTATKITIDPKRWYQLNNTARGFDGLFDGDTQTEVQLGWGLALSSWDAYYPLLDGEEITLESIKFFDFVGDFSANPMTLSVITDQWERIPVATFTGQEYNGWVGPYPNRQLSGDAKFKLDTPIKNIRYLVVNIKSGLPTEMEFYGTYKAGNQVATPVPAKDIKLKDLFGVNAYEWNFEDGNTPWEINETKMTVAKSFSGVRHYMDWDKLESREGAFSYNPTLSGGWNYDAIYERCKAANIEVLACLKQIPSWMQDTYPASERDGENVPVRYGKDFSDPLSYIEQAKVAFQYAARYGSNTAIDPALLSVYTVPRWTNDNPNTIKIGMNVIKYIECDNERDKWWKGRKAYQTAREYAANLSAFYDGHKNTMGPAVGIKNADPNMKVVIAGLVTGSDYVKGMVDWCKEFRGYKADGSVNLCWDVVNFHLYTDNGSSSQSGTSTRGAAPEVTIANTILDGFAKVSHDVSQDMPVWITEAGYDINQESPLKAIRIGAKSALETQGDWILRTSLFSARHGVSKVFFYQMYDDNDGGGMFGTSGLINGDMTRRPAADYFFQVNKVFGEYSYKETTYQDPIVDRYERDGKSLYILTVPDEKGRTVNHTLHVGDFSHAKIYRPKAGSDNLDVEEVEVVAGNINVTVTETPMFVVGSASNARIAATDSAATLASLVTTLPTTETALTLHQSVQVYPNPTAHFISIDVMNKNDSPVEVNMFDAGIGRLHKQLRVNKENQSELKGIDISTLPIGVYIIEIKQGNDRAFRKVIKGL; translated from the coding sequence ATGAATAGACTTTGCCTTAGCTTAATTTTCTTTTGTACCCTCTTTATCATCAATGCCCAGGGTACCTTTACTTTGCCAGGTAGAATTCAGGCTGAAGATTATGTACAAAAAAGTGATGTTGCCACGGAATCCACAGCTGATGAAGGAGGTGGCCTAAATGTTGGTTATATTGATGATGGTGACTGGCTTGATTACCAGGTCCAGGTTACAACTGCCGGAGTTTATACATTTAAATTCCGCGTTGCCAATAGTTATGGCAACGGAAATCTTGAAATACAAAATGCTGCCGGCAATGTTCTGGGAAATGTCCTGATTCCTCAGACTGGTGGCTGGCAAACCTGGACTACCGTCACTGCACGTGCAATTCTTCCGGCGGGTAATCAGACAATCAGAATTTTTGCAAGAAGCGGTTTATTTAATATTAACTGGTTTGAGGCAGAACAAAAGAATTTCATTCCCGGAAAATTTGAAGCAGAAAATTATACTGCTATCAATGGTGCCGGAACCGATACAGCCGAAGATGACGGAGGAGGTATGGATGTAAGCTGGATTGGTGACAACAGTTGGATGGATTATAGCGTTGACGTAGTTACGGCGGGGATTTACACATTTAAATTTCGTATTGCCAACGGTTTCAGTGACGACGCCTCCATTGCTTTAAAGTCTGCGGACGGAACAGTTTTGGGCGAAATTAATAATCTTCCGAGAACTGGCGGTATGCAAAGCTGGGCAACAACAAATATGACCGCCTACTTACCAGCTGGAACACAAACGCTACGCGTTTTTGCTAAAAAAGGAATTTTCAGCTTGAACTGGTTTGAAGTAGCCGGAGCCAAAGCGCTCCCAGGCAGGATTGAAGCAGAAAATTATGACATATCAAGTGATGTAAGAATCGAAGACACGGGAGACTCTGACGGCGCCAAAAATGTAAGTTATATTGATGACGGAGATTTTATGGATTACAACGTCAATGTTGCTGCTGCTGGCGCGTATAATTTTAATTTCAGAATCGCTAATCGATATGGAGATGGAAAAATTGAGATAAAAAATGCCTCTGGAAATATATTGGGACAAGTTGATGTACCTCGCACCGGAGACTGGCAGACATGGAATACGATCAGCGCAACTGCTACACTTCCGGCAGGTAATCAAATCATCCGCATTTATGCAAACAAAGGAGCTTTCAATTTTAACTGGTTTGATGTAAGCAAAACCAATCTTCTGCCGGGAAAAGTTGAAGCTGAAAATTTTAGTGTCGCAAATGGTACAGGTACTGAAAATACAGAAGATGCCGATGGCGGAAAAGACGTGGGCTGGATTGGAGATAATAATTCCATGGATTACAATGTGAAAGTTGCAACGGCTGGTTTATACACTTTCAATTTCCGAATTGCCAATGGTTTCAGTGACGATGCATCCCTGGAACTAAGATCCGGAAACGGGACTGTTCTCGGGCAAATCAATAATCTTCCCCGAACAGGTGGAATGCAAAGCTGGGCGATAACCAGTATGATTGCATCACTATCTGCCGGAGATCAAACGCTGCGCATTTATTCTAAAAAAGGCACCTGGAGCCTAAACTGGTTTGAAGCAACAGGCTCGAAATCACTGCCAGGTAAAATTGAAGCTGAAGATTTTGATGTTGCAAGCGCCGTTCAATCTGAAACAACCGGTGATGTTGACGGCGTCAAAAATGTAAGCAATATTGACGATGACGATTTTATGGATTATAATGTAAACGTGGCAAATGCTGGCAGGTATACATTTAATTTTCGTGTTGCCAATAGCTACGGTGAAGGGATCATTCAGGTTAAATCTGCAAGTGGTGCTATTCTTGGGCAGGTGGATGTACCACGCACAGGAGGCTGGCAGAATTATACCACATTATCAACAGCGGCTACACTTCCAAAAGGTAGCCAGGTACTTCGGATTTATGCCCAAAAAGGTACTTTTAATTTCAACTGGTTTGAAGTTGTAAGCGGGGCAGTAACACCGGAAAAATCTCCTTCTATTATCACATTTGCAGATCTTGCGGATAAAACTGTGGGTTCCGGGCCTTTTGACTTAATAGCTACAAGTACCAATACTGAATCACCTGTTACTTTTTCATCATCTAATCCTTCGGCTGTATCCGTATCAAATGAAACCGGTTCGTGGAAAGCAACAATTGTTGCAGCCGGTTCAGCAGTTATCACTGCTTCACAGGCCGAAAGCGCAGGTTTTTTAGCAGCCGAAAATGTTACCAAAACACAAAATATTCTTCCCGTTGTAAGCAATCCTGAAAGTCCGTCAACAGCAACCAAAATCACCATTGATCCGAAACGCTGGTATCAGCTTAACAACACAGCAAGAGGATTTGACGGACTTTTTGACGGAGATACGCAAACGGAAGTGCAATTGGGATGGGGATTGGCTCTAAGCAGCTGGGATGCCTATTATCCTTTGCTCGATGGAGAAGAAATTACTTTGGAAAGTATTAAATTCTTCGACTTTGTGGGCGATTTTTCAGCTAATCCAATGACCTTGTCCGTAATAACTGATCAGTGGGAACGTATACCAGTTGCTACTTTTACAGGTCAGGAATATAATGGGTGGGTAGGCCCATACCCAAACAGGCAATTGTCCGGAGATGCTAAATTCAAGCTGGATACTCCAATAAAAAATATTCGCTACCTGGTAGTCAATATAAAAAGCGGTCTGCCCACTGAAATGGAATTCTACGGCACATATAAAGCCGGCAATCAGGTAGCAACACCTGTCCCTGCAAAAGACATTAAATTGAAAGACTTGTTTGGTGTTAACGCATATGAGTGGAATTTTGAAGATGGAAATACGCCATGGGAAATAAATGAGACGAAGATGACCGTTGCCAAAAGTTTCTCCGGTGTAAGACATTACATGGATTGGGATAAACTTGAATCACGGGAAGGTGCTTTTTCTTATAATCCTACACTGAGTGGAGGATGGAATTATGACGCAATTTATGAACGCTGCAAAGCAGCCAATATAGAAGTGCTGGCTTGTCTGAAGCAAATTCCTTCATGGATGCAGGATACATATCCGGCTAGTGAAAGAGATGGAGAAAATGTTCCTGTACGTTATGGAAAAGACTTTTCTGATCCGCTTTCTTATATTGAACAAGCAAAAGTTGCATTTCAATATGCTGCACGCTATGGCAGTAATACCGCTATCGACCCTGCCCTTCTTAGTGTTTATACAGTTCCAAGATGGACTAATGACAATCCCAATACAATCAAAATTGGAATGAATGTTATTAAGTACATAGAATGTGACAATGAGCGTGATAAATGGTGGAAAGGCCGGAAGGCTTATCAAACCGCTCGAGAATATGCGGCCAACTTATCTGCTTTCTACGATGGCCATAAAAATACAATGGGCCCTGCTGTTGGTATTAAAAATGCTGATCCTAATATGAAAGTTGTCATAGCCGGACTGGTTACCGGTTCTGATTATGTAAAAGGAATGGTAGACTGGTGTAAGGAGTTCCGTGGATACAAAGCCGACGGATCTGTAAATTTGTGCTGGGATGTTGTGAATTTCCACTTGTATACGGATAATGGCTCTTCTTCTCAAAGTGGAACTTCAACAAGGGGTGCTGCTCCCGAAGTTACAATTGCGAATACTATTCTTGATGGTTTTGCAAAAGTGTCACATGATGTATCTCAGGATATGCCTGTCTGGATAACCGAAGCAGGCTATGACATAAATCAGGAAAGCCCTTTAAAAGCAATTCGGATCGGAGCTAAATCGGCATTGGAAACACAAGGTGACTGGATTTTAAGAACTTCCTTGTTCTCCGCACGTCATGGTGTTTCAAAAGTTTTCTTTTATCAGATGTACGATGATAACGATGGTGGCGGAATGTTTGGCACCTCCGGATTAATCAATGGAGATATGACAAGAAGACCAGCCGCTGATTATTTCTTTCAGGTCAACAAGGTTTTTGGAGAATATAGTTACAAAGAAACTACCTATCAGGATCCAATTGTAGACCGCTACGAACGTGATGGAAAATCTTTATATATTCTGACTGTTCCTGATGAAAAAGGCCGGACTGTCAACCATACGTTACATGTTGGTGATTTCTCCCATGCAAAAATTTATCGCCCAAAAGCCGGAAGTGATAACTTAGACGTGGAAGAAGTTGAAGTTGTTGCGGGAAATATAAATGTGACAGTAACCGAAACACCAATGTTTGTTGTAGGTTCTGCCTCAAATGCCAGAATAGCCGCAACGGATTCAGCTGCCACATTAGCTTCGCTGGTCACTACGTTGCCAACTACGGAAACCGCTTTAACCCTACACCAATCTGTTCAGGTTTATCCGAATCCAACGGCTCATTTTATTTCAATTGACGTTATGAACAAGAATGATTCGCCTGTTGAAGTAAATATGTTTGATGCTGGTATAGGAAGATTACACAAACAATTGCGTGTTAATAAAGAAAACCAGTCAGAGTTAAAAGGAATCGATATTTCGACCTTACCGATAGGCGTTTATATCATCGAAATAAAACAAGGAAATGACCGTGCCTTCAGAAAAGTGATAAAGGGGTTATAA
- a CDS encoding response regulator: MNIDGPIIVIENDLEDQFLIGETFKNLPYNNEVLFFEDGIKALEFLESTDLKPLLILSDINMPKMNGLEIRENVHNHEHANVKCIPYLFFTTGAHQQLVIDAYSTSIQGFFKKPASFEDFERTIRTIVDYWRECISPAEFL, encoded by the coding sequence ATGAATATTGACGGACCTATAATAGTCATTGAAAATGATTTGGAAGATCAGTTTTTGATAGGAGAAACTTTTAAAAATCTTCCCTATAATAACGAAGTGTTATTTTTTGAAGATGGGATAAAAGCATTGGAATTTCTGGAATCGACTGACTTGAAACCTTTGCTCATTTTGTCTGACATCAATATGCCAAAAATGAATGGCCTTGAAATAAGAGAAAATGTGCATAATCATGAACATGCCAATGTCAAATGTATTCCTTATCTGTTTTTTACGACGGGTGCTCACCAACAATTGGTTATCGACGCATATTCAACTTCTATTCAGGGATTTTTTAAGAAACCTGCTTCATTTGAAGATTTTGAAAGAACAATCCGCACCATTGTGGACTATTGGAGAGAATGTATTTCGCCGGCAGAGTTTTTATAA
- a CDS encoding four-helix bundle copper-binding protein yields MTNPTLQNCIDLCNACAAACNYCASACLKEKDVNMQAKCINLDLQCSALCYATAQLLTLDSEFADDLCKVCADVCNACAAECEKHAAMGMEHCELCAEACRNCAKACEEMVQLEVQ; encoded by the coding sequence ATGACTAACCCAACACTACAAAACTGTATCGATCTTTGCAACGCATGTGCCGCCGCTTGTAATTACTGCGCAAGTGCTTGTTTGAAAGAAAAAGACGTAAATATGCAGGCAAAATGCATAAATCTCGATTTACAATGTTCTGCTTTATGTTACGCCACTGCACAGTTGCTGACATTAGACAGCGAATTTGCTGATGATCTTTGTAAAGTATGCGCCGATGTTTGCAATGCATGCGCCGCAGAATGTGAAAAACATGCAGCAATGGGAATGGAACATTGTGAACTTTGTGCGGAAGCTTGTAGAAATTGCGCCAAAGCTTGTGAAGAAATGGTACAATTAGAAGTTCAATAA